In one window of Candidatus Fonsibacter ubiquis DNA:
- the pyrE gene encoding orotate phosphoribosyltransferase, which produces MLTEKQTKKIFLDTKALLQGHFILSSGLHSEYYLQCAKLLMHPKYSESVCKSLSKKIRKVFKKIDLIVAPAMGGIIVGYEVARHLKLPSVFTERVSGEFQLRRGFEIKPGAKVLIVEDVITTGKSSMECAQVVKKLKGNVIGFACIVDRSNKQSSINLEIVSQITFDIPVFKANEIPSKLKSIPAIKPGSRNLI; this is translated from the coding sequence ATGCTAACAGAAAAACAAACTAAGAAAATTTTTTTAGATACGAAAGCCTTATTACAAGGTCACTTTATTTTATCCTCAGGATTACACAGTGAATATTATTTACAATGCGCTAAATTATTAATGCATCCAAAATATTCTGAGTCAGTATGTAAATCCTTATCAAAAAAAATAAGAAAAGTTTTTAAAAAAATAGATTTAATTGTTGCGCCCGCTATGGGAGGAATTATTGTCGGATATGAGGTTGCAAGACATTTAAAATTGCCTTCAGTTTTTACTGAACGCGTCTCTGGAGAATTTCAATTAAGACGTGGCTTTGAAATTAAGCCAGGTGCAAAAGTGTTGATTGTTGAGGATGTTATTACAACAGGTAAATCAAGTATGGAGTGTGCCCAGGTTGTAAAAAAATTAAAAGGAAATGTTATAGGATTTGCATGTATTGTAGACCGCTCAAATAAACAAAGTTCTATTAATTTAGAAATTGTTTCACAAATCACGTTTGATATTCCCGTTTTTAAGGCAAACGAAATTCCTTCTAAATTAAAATCAATTCCAGCAATTAAGCCTGGAAGTAGGAATTTAATTTAA
- a CDS encoding pirin family protein has translation MINIVKYKDLGGADHGWLKAKHHFSFASYYNPKRMSFGSIRVINDDIIKAKKGFDPHQHNDMEIITYVRSGAITHTDNQGNKGRTVAGDIQVMSAGTGVIHSEYNLEDQETNIYQIWIIPNKTSVKPRWEAKEFPKDPVKNNLNLLISGFGKNYKDGTLGIYQDAYISGGKINKGTEVNYNIKHQVYLLCSYGKIFINDKILEKGDAAEITNIKEFKIKANDNSEVLVIDAPK, from the coding sequence ATGATTAATATTGTTAAGTACAAGGATCTAGGCGGAGCTGACCATGGATGGTTAAAGGCAAAACATCATTTTAGTTTTGCATCATATTATAACCCTAAACGAATGAGTTTTGGCTCAATTCGAGTAATTAATGACGATATTATTAAGGCCAAAAAAGGTTTTGATCCTCACCAACATAACGATATGGAAATTATTACTTATGTTAGATCTGGCGCAATAACTCATACAGATAATCAAGGTAATAAAGGCAGAACAGTAGCTGGCGATATTCAAGTTATGAGCGCAGGCACAGGCGTTATTCATTCAGAATATAATTTAGAGGATCAAGAAACAAATATTTATCAAATTTGGATTATTCCAAATAAAACTAGCGTTAAACCAAGATGGGAAGCAAAAGAATTTCCAAAAGATCCTGTTAAAAATAATCTTAATCTTCTTATTTCTGGATTTGGAAAAAATTATAAAGATGGAACATTAGGAATTTATCAAGACGCTTATATTTCTGGTGGGAAAATAAATAAAGGTACCGAAGTTAATTATAATATTAAACATCAGGTATATTTATTATGTTCGTATGGAAAAATTTTTATAAATGATAAAATTTTGGAAAAGGGGGATGCTGCTGAAATTACAAATATTAAAGAATTTAAAATAAAAGCAAATGATAATTCTGAAGTATTAGTAATTGATGCTCCAAAATAA
- the smpB gene encoding SsrA-binding protein SmpB, with protein MKKDEGNYQVVANNRKASFNYFLLELIEAGIALLGSEVKSLRLGKGNIAESYAVDISGELFLQNSYIPEYNQSSYNNHDPRRLRKLLLSKKQINKIIGKINQEGLTVVPVRMYFNHKGIAKVQIAIAKGKKQHDKRHTKKTRDWEREKSRVFRKN; from the coding sequence ATGAAAAAAGATGAGGGCAATTATCAGGTAGTTGCAAACAATAGAAAAGCTAGTTTTAATTATTTTCTTTTAGAATTAATTGAAGCTGGAATAGCTTTGTTAGGATCTGAAGTTAAATCTTTACGATTAGGTAAGGGCAATATCGCAGAATCTTATGCTGTTGATATTAGCGGAGAACTTTTTTTACAAAATTCTTATATTCCTGAATATAATCAATCCTCATATAATAATCATGATCCAAGAAGGCTTAGAAAATTATTATTAAGCAAAAAACAAATTAATAAAATAATTGGAAAGATTAATCAAGAAGGCTTAACGGTTGTTCCAGTCAGAATGTATTTTAATCACAAAGGAATTGCCAAAGTACAAATTGCTATTGCTAAAGGAAAAAAACAACACGATAAGCGACATACAAAAAAAACTAGAGATTGGGAAAGAGAAAAATCGAGAGTTTTTAGAAAAAACTAA
- the dapA gene encoding 4-hydroxy-tetrahydrodipicolinate synthase, whose translation MFKGSFTALITPFKNNRLDKNAFIKLIHHQIDNGTNGLVPGGTTGESPTLSHAEHREIIKICVRESKDRIPIMAGTGSNSTEEAIDLTRFAEKAGASAALIVTPYYNKPTQEGLYQHYKAINNRCGIPIFIYNIPGRSVIDMSVDTMARLFELKNIAGVKDATGDLNRVVQQRKKLGKDFIQFTGEDSNAFEFKLRGGVGCISVTANVAPKLCSEMQILLDYKTDKLIFQRAKEINKMLKPLHDLMFVETNPAPVKFAVSLLKLCSKDLRLPMVTIAKKNQIRIKNLLKKLSLI comes from the coding sequence ATGTTTAAAGGATCATTTACTGCATTAATAACACCATTTAAAAACAATCGATTGGATAAGAATGCTTTTATTAAATTAATTCATCATCAAATTGATAATGGCACTAATGGATTAGTGCCTGGTGGAACTACCGGAGAATCTCCAACATTAAGTCATGCCGAACATAGGGAGATTATTAAAATTTGTGTTCGTGAGTCAAAAGATAGAATTCCAATTATGGCTGGAACGGGATCTAATTCTACTGAAGAGGCTATTGATCTAACAAGATTTGCAGAGAAAGCGGGAGCAAGTGCAGCATTAATTGTAACACCTTATTATAATAAACCAACGCAGGAAGGTTTGTACCAACATTATAAGGCAATTAATAATCGATGCGGTATACCCATTTTTATTTATAACATTCCAGGTCGATCAGTAATTGATATGAGCGTCGATACAATGGCTCGTTTATTTGAATTAAAAAATATTGCTGGAGTAAAGGATGCGACTGGAGATCTCAATAGGGTCGTTCAACAACGAAAAAAATTAGGAAAAGATTTTATTCAATTCACTGGAGAAGATTCCAATGCATTTGAATTTAAATTAAGAGGGGGAGTAGGCTGTATATCTGTCACTGCTAATGTTGCTCCTAAACTTTGTTCTGAAATGCAAATTTTGTTAGATTATAAAACTGACAAATTAATTTTTCAAAGAGCTAAAGAAATCAATAAAATGTTAAAACCATTACACGATTTGATGTTTGTGGAAACAAATCCTGCCCCAGTAAAGTTTGCTGTTAGTTTATTAAAGTTATGTTCAAAAGATTTACGTTTACCAATGGTAACTATTGCTAAAAAAAATCAAATCAGAATTAAGAATTTATTAAAAAAACTTTCATTAATTTAA
- a CDS encoding SDR family oxidoreductase, with protein sequence MILITGGDGFIGKELLDILKTKKIILLLKKKNKKINLKKYHIVIGNLMREKTLRKLKKKKIHTVIHLASNVDTSLKNHDINTIGTKNLIECLNLKKIKKFIYASSIATMDNLCKKKFSYKSYSTENDITLEPNHIYGQKKLETECYLKKKFNKSNIKLVILRISAVFGKNTIKKGLFSVFKINVKKNNFFSKIKFPGKISLIYVKDLAKIIYLLTNKKKIKKITTIICSTHTRTFYELLDTFKIKYKNKSKYILENKFYFLIIEIFLKKIFFFKKIIPHFIFNKLWQLNLLISNDYNFKSLYTNKFLKNKYTSFENWVLN encoded by the coding sequence ATGATCTTAATTACAGGTGGAGATGGTTTCATTGGAAAAGAATTATTAGATATTCTTAAGACAAAAAAAATTATTTTATTACTTAAAAAAAAAAATAAAAAGATTAATCTAAAAAAGTATCATATTGTTATTGGAAACTTAATGAGAGAAAAAACATTAAGAAAATTAAAAAAAAAGAAAATTCATACTGTCATTCATTTAGCATCAAATGTTGATACTTCACTCAAAAATCATGATATAAATACTATTGGTACTAAAAACTTAATTGAATGTTTAAATCTCAAAAAAATTAAAAAATTTATCTACGCAAGTTCTATTGCAACAATGGATAATTTATGTAAAAAAAAATTTAGTTATAAATCTTATAGTACAGAAAATGACATTACTCTAGAACCAAATCACATTTATGGTCAAAAAAAATTAGAAACTGAATGTTATCTTAAAAAAAAGTTTAATAAATCAAATATAAAATTAGTTATTTTAAGAATAAGTGCGGTATTTGGCAAAAACACAATAAAAAAGGGTCTTTTTTCAGTATTTAAAATAAATGTTAAAAAAAATAATTTTTTTTCAAAGATAAAATTTCCAGGAAAAATATCTCTTATCTATGTAAAAGATTTGGCTAAAATAATTTATTTATTAACAAATAAAAAAAAAATAAAAAAAATTACGACAATTATTTGTTCAACACATACTAGAACTTTTTATGAATTATTAGATACTTTTAAAATTAAGTATAAAAATAAGAGTAAGTATATACTCGAAAACAAATTTTATTTTTTAATTATAGAAATTTTTTTAAAAAAAATTTTTTTTTTCAAAAAAATTATACCTCACTTTATATTTAATAAGTTATGGCAACTTAATCTATTAATTAGTAATGATTATAATTTCAAATCATTATATACTAACAAGTTTCTTAAAAATAAATATACCTCTTTTGAGAATTGGGTTTTAAATTAA
- the typA gene encoding translational GTPase TypA, whose translation MATDIKKIRNIAIIAHVDHGKTTLLDKLLRDSGTLKASEMSQERVMDSNEIEKERGITILAKNTSLTWNGYQINIIDTPGHADFGGEVERGLSMVDSVLLLVDAVDGPMPQTRFVTSKALKLGLRPIVVINKVDRDGARPDWALDQTFDLFDKLGASSEQLDFPIVYTSAIQGWAAKEPKKADHNMSVLFQCIVDNVPHPKVDLDGPFRMQVSALDYSSYVGVIGVGRIQRGTVKLNDNVSIINKEGKIKNGKILQILGFLGLARVEKQEASAGEIIMFSGIDGVKISDTVCDPKQVEALPPLVVDEPTISMTFQVNTSPFAGKEGKYVTTRNIKDRLDKELIHNVALRVSETESPDKYRVSGRGELHLSILIENMRREGYELAISRPEVIIKKVDGQDQEPFEALTIDIEEQHQGKIMEKLGERKGDLKNMVSDSRGRVRLDYIIPTRGLIGFRSDFLSTTSGTGLMYHSFDHYGPKINQALGERNNGVLISKDQGKAVTYAIFHLQDRGRFFISHGDEVYGGQVIGIHNRDNDLVVNPLIGKKVSNVRSVTADEALVIIPPIKTTLEYSLQFINDDELVEVTPKSIRIRKKFLLEHERKRAQKS comes from the coding sequence ATGGCGACAGATATAAAAAAAATCCGCAACATCGCAATTATTGCGCACGTCGATCACGGCAAAACAACTCTTTTAGATAAATTATTAAGAGACTCAGGAACCTTGAAAGCTTCTGAAATGTCACAAGAGCGCGTGATGGATTCTAATGAAATTGAAAAAGAAAGAGGTATTACAATTCTTGCAAAAAATACGTCCTTAACTTGGAATGGTTATCAAATAAATATCATTGATACGCCTGGTCACGCTGATTTTGGTGGTGAAGTAGAACGGGGCCTTTCTATGGTGGATTCAGTTTTGTTACTTGTTGATGCGGTGGATGGACCGATGCCACAAACCAGATTTGTAACATCTAAAGCTCTAAAACTTGGACTACGTCCTATTGTAGTAATTAATAAAGTAGACAGGGATGGAGCAAGACCCGATTGGGCATTAGATCAAACTTTTGATTTATTTGATAAATTAGGAGCTAGCTCAGAGCAATTAGATTTTCCAATTGTTTATACATCAGCAATTCAAGGTTGGGCAGCAAAAGAGCCAAAAAAGGCTGATCACAATATGAGCGTTTTATTTCAATGTATTGTTGATAACGTTCCACATCCAAAAGTTGATCTTGATGGACCTTTTAGAATGCAAGTAAGTGCTTTAGATTATTCAAGTTATGTAGGTGTTATTGGAGTTGGTAGAATTCAAAGAGGAACTGTTAAATTGAATGACAATGTTTCAATTATTAATAAAGAGGGAAAAATAAAAAATGGAAAAATTTTACAAATTTTGGGATTTCTAGGTTTAGCAAGGGTTGAAAAACAAGAAGCATCTGCTGGAGAAATAATAATGTTCTCTGGTATTGATGGGGTTAAAATTTCAGATACAGTTTGCGATCCAAAACAAGTTGAGGCGTTGCCACCACTTGTTGTTGATGAGCCAACAATTAGCATGACTTTCCAAGTCAATACATCTCCCTTTGCAGGCAAAGAAGGTAAGTATGTAACCACAAGAAATATTAAAGATAGACTAGATAAAGAACTTATTCACAATGTTGCGCTACGAGTTTCAGAAACTGAAAGTCCGGATAAATATAGAGTGTCTGGAAGAGGGGAACTTCATTTATCAATTTTAATAGAGAATATGAGAAGAGAGGGCTATGAACTTGCAATTTCTAGACCCGAGGTGATTATTAAAAAAGTTGATGGGCAAGATCAGGAACCTTTTGAAGCTTTAACTATTGATATTGAAGAGCAGCATCAAGGTAAGATCATGGAAAAACTTGGTGAAAGAAAAGGAGATTTAAAAAATATGGTCTCTGATAGTAGGGGTAGAGTTAGACTAGATTATATTATTCCAACAAGAGGTTTGATTGGTTTTCGTTCTGACTTTTTATCAACTACTTCAGGAACAGGTCTAATGTACCACTCCTTCGATCATTATGGTCCAAAAATTAATCAGGCATTAGGTGAGAGAAATAATGGAGTTCTGATTTCAAAAGATCAAGGCAAAGCTGTAACTTATGCAATATTTCATCTTCAAGATCGTGGCCGTTTTTTTATATCCCATGGCGATGAAGTTTATGGAGGTCAGGTTATTGGAATACATAATAGAGACAATGACTTAGTAGTTAATCCATTAATTGGAAAAAAAGTATCAAATGTAAGATCTGTTACTGCTGATGAAGCATTAGTTATTATACCTCCTATTAAAACAACTTTAGAATATTCTCTGCAGTTTATTAATGATGATGAACTTGTTGAAGTAACACCAAAATCAATTCGAATAAGAAAAAAATTCTTACTTGAACACGAACGAAAAAGAGCTCAAAAATCATAA
- a CDS encoding DMT family transporter → MTTTHWFYLIAAGLFEIGWPLGLKLSAIPSYKILGPIIAVISMAISGILLWLSLKGISIGTAYAVWTGIGATGTFIIGVLFFNDPSILLRWIGVSLIILGVIFLKVA, encoded by the coding sequence ATGACTACAACTCACTGGTTTTATCTAATTGCTGCTGGACTTTTTGAAATTGGATGGCCGCTTGGATTAAAGCTTTCAGCGATACCTTCCTATAAAATACTAGGACCAATTATTGCTGTTATTTCAATGGCAATTAGCGGTATTTTATTATGGCTTTCTCTTAAGGGAATATCTATTGGCACTGCATACGCAGTTTGGACTGGTATTGGAGCTACTGGAACTTTTATTATTGGCGTTTTATTTTTTAATGATCCATCAATTCTCTTAAGATGGATTGGAGTATCTTTAATAATTCTTGGCGTTATATTTCTTAAAGTTGCTTAA
- a CDS encoding lytic transglycosylase domain-containing protein: protein MNFRFVIIINLFLLIGLTFPAYAKNIPPKLKPEKFIDKSVSSSKTSKMFDNITKNKKKDQVAITPKNDLPKEEELNQKKEIKKDIKEPKQKKTAEKEIVKSKETKEIKKNDEAKEIVPKIKPQDFKSFSPEHKGPLETKTLNNRDFEISKVVFDYVDRKQWKLALSDAQKMQDKTIYNLVNWMYLIDPQSGASFNEYFIFIKNNKDWPRINRIKYLAEHKINFDNNSPSSIIEYFNNNPPLSGFGRLRLAEAFLENNQSEKAKNLVKDGFKDAELSKNDLRYFSKIFKKFLTQQDYVLRADYFAYEAKYQDLRDTIEYLNADYQKLYNARAALFTKRSADNLIAQVPQYLKEDPGLIYDRIKWRRKKSRFDEALTLINLSASDSLERNQYLAKERLSIARDKIQDKEFKTAYEILKDHRLKDGSDYAEIEWHLGWLALSFMNQPDLALGHFLRMNAAVSYPISKARAAFWIGKTYKKLGQTNQANTWFKTGSQYGTTFYGQLSHKEIDEKKFLINNSFKFSEEKYEEFKKNNPLAKSVVVLKELNRTKYTKDILRHLGDVDQNKTAEEISMAGVLAQEIERYDFAIQIAKNASYKNLNFLEISYPRIEVPQQIKDQKILDSSVILALIRQESEFDTSATSRVGAKGLMQIMPATARLLSKVTNIDFSREKLTRDKDYNLALGSYYISDLDDLFGSHYLAFAAYNAGPNRVEKWIKTFGDPRRKQIDAIDFIELIPFHETRNYVQRVSENINVYEYLKDPNNATNKIEKILYR from the coding sequence ATGAACTTTAGATTTGTTATAATTATTAATTTATTTTTGCTGATAGGTTTAACTTTTCCAGCTTATGCAAAAAATATTCCTCCAAAATTAAAACCAGAAAAATTTATAGATAAATCAGTTTCTTCATCAAAAACATCGAAGATGTTTGATAATATAACAAAGAATAAAAAAAAAGATCAAGTAGCTATAACACCTAAAAATGATCTTCCTAAAGAAGAGGAATTAAATCAAAAAAAAGAAATTAAAAAAGATATTAAAGAGCCTAAACAAAAAAAAACTGCAGAAAAAGAAATTGTAAAATCAAAAGAGACAAAAGAAATTAAAAAAAATGATGAGGCAAAAGAAATTGTTCCAAAAATAAAGCCACAAGATTTTAAGAGTTTTTCTCCTGAACACAAAGGTCCTTTAGAAACAAAAACACTTAATAATAGAGATTTTGAAATTTCAAAAGTTGTCTTTGATTACGTAGACCGTAAGCAATGGAAACTGGCCTTATCAGATGCCCAAAAGATGCAAGACAAAACAATTTATAACCTTGTAAATTGGATGTACTTGATAGATCCACAGAGCGGAGCTAGTTTTAATGAGTATTTTATATTCATAAAAAATAATAAAGATTGGCCAAGAATTAATCGTATAAAATATTTAGCCGAGCATAAAATTAATTTTGATAATAATTCACCCTCTTCAATTATTGAATATTTTAACAATAACCCCCCTTTAAGCGGCTTTGGAAGATTGCGATTAGCGGAGGCATTTTTAGAAAATAATCAATCTGAAAAAGCTAAAAACTTAGTAAAAGATGGCTTCAAAGATGCTGAATTAAGTAAAAATGACCTAAGATATTTTTCAAAAATTTTTAAAAAATTTTTAACACAGCAAGATTATGTATTAAGAGCGGATTATTTTGCATATGAAGCAAAATATCAAGATTTAAGAGATACAATTGAATACTTAAATGCTGACTATCAAAAACTATATAATGCAAGAGCTGCATTATTTACTAAAAGATCAGCTGATAATTTAATTGCGCAAGTACCTCAATATTTAAAAGAAGATCCAGGTTTAATTTACGATAGAATTAAATGGCGAAGGAAAAAATCAAGATTTGATGAGGCGTTAACACTAATAAATCTAAGTGCTTCAGACTCATTGGAAAGAAATCAATACCTAGCAAAAGAAAGACTATCGATTGCTAGAGATAAAATTCAAGATAAAGAATTTAAAACAGCATATGAAATTCTTAAAGACCATAGATTAAAAGATGGGTCTGATTATGCTGAAATTGAATGGCATCTTGGTTGGTTAGCCTTAAGCTTTATGAATCAACCAGATTTAGCCTTAGGCCATTTTTTAAGAATGAATGCAGCAGTTTCTTATCCGATCTCTAAAGCGCGAGCAGCATTTTGGATTGGAAAAACTTACAAAAAATTAGGACAAACAAACCAAGCAAATACTTGGTTTAAAACCGGCTCACAATACGGAACAACTTTTTACGGTCAATTGTCCCATAAAGAAATAGATGAAAAGAAATTCTTAATAAATAATAGTTTCAAATTCAGCGAAGAAAAGTATGAAGAATTTAAAAAAAATAATCCGCTTGCTAAATCCGTCGTTGTATTAAAGGAACTTAATAGAACTAAATATACAAAGGATATATTAAGACATCTCGGCGATGTTGATCAGAACAAAACTGCTGAGGAAATCTCAATGGCTGGAGTTTTGGCTCAAGAGATTGAAAGATATGATTTTGCAATTCAAATTGCAAAAAACGCTTCATACAAAAATTTAAATTTTTTAGAAATTAGCTATCCAAGAATTGAAGTTCCTCAACAAATTAAAGATCAAAAAATACTAGATAGCTCTGTAATTTTAGCTTTAATAAGACAAGAAAGTGAGTTTGACACCTCCGCAACCTCAAGAGTTGGTGCAAAGGGTTTAATGCAAATAATGCCAGCAACCGCAAGATTACTAAGTAAAGTAACAAATATTGATTTTTCGAGGGAAAAATTAACTAGAGATAAAGATTATAATTTAGCGTTAGGTTCTTATTATATTTCAGATTTAGATGATCTTTTTGGCTCACACTATCTAGCTTTTGCAGCCTATAACGCAGGTCCTAACCGTGTGGAAAAATGGATTAAAACATTTGGAGATCCCAGAAGAAAACAAATTGATGCCATTGATTTTATTGAACTTATACCATTTCACGAGACAAGAAATTATGTACAAAGAGTAAGTGAAAATATAAATGTCTATGAATATTTAAAAGATCCTAACAACGCAACAAATAAAATTGAAAAAATTTTATACCGATAA
- a CDS encoding bifunctional (p)ppGpp synthetase/guanosine-3',5'-bis(diphosphate) 3'-pyrophosphohydrolase: MLNQQELLDKVKIYNNYIDENVVKKAYNFAFNVHRNQKRLSGDPYITHPIAVAAILCDLKVDTATITTALLHDTIEDTEATYLEVNKLFGKEIADLVEGVTKISRLEDKSKEYSVAENFRKLILATSKDIRVLLVKLADRLHNMRTINNIVDPEKKLRIAKETMEIYSPLAERMGMHNFRDELEDLAFNVLNPEARKLITDRLILNKESLGVTFSEISKKILKLLEEKGIKAKVTGREKTPFSIWRKIQNKRISLEQITDIVGFRVILDNVDLCYQTLGVFHTEWSMVPGRFKDYISVPKSNSYKSIHTSVIGPKRQKIEIQIRTHEMHEFAERGVAAHWNYKTNEKVSDKTLKDYNWLKDLVEMLESGENPEHFFEYTKLQLFQDQVFCFTPKGALIRLPANATPIDFAYAVHTEIGDKCIGCKINGKESPLQSILNNGDEVQIITSSKPSPSMYWSSIAKTGKARAAVRRYWSLRKTNNSEEKAYDTSLWVLLSHKAGTLGEVCTMIGKHKCNISNVELVDKKDDFISFIFDLEIKNLKDFTNLISEIKQQGINFKIIRNRKVDANRKTN, translated from the coding sequence ATGCTTAATCAGCAAGAACTTCTAGATAAAGTTAAGATTTATAACAATTATATTGACGAAAATGTTGTTAAAAAAGCTTATAACTTTGCATTTAATGTTCATAGAAATCAAAAGAGACTATCAGGCGATCCTTACATAACTCATCCCATTGCAGTTGCTGCTATTTTGTGTGACTTAAAAGTAGACACAGCCACTATTACTACAGCCTTACTACATGACACGATTGAAGATACAGAGGCAACATACCTTGAAGTTAATAAATTATTCGGCAAAGAAATTGCCGATCTTGTTGAGGGTGTTACAAAAATTTCAAGATTAGAAGATAAGTCTAAAGAATACTCTGTTGCTGAAAATTTTAGAAAACTAATATTAGCAACCTCAAAAGATATTAGAGTTTTATTAGTCAAATTAGCAGACAGACTTCATAACATGCGAACAATTAATAATATTGTTGATCCAGAAAAAAAATTAAGAATAGCAAAAGAGACCATGGAAATTTATTCTCCATTAGCAGAGAGAATGGGAATGCATAATTTTCGTGATGAGCTTGAAGATTTAGCATTTAATGTTTTAAATCCTGAGGCAAGAAAATTAATTACAGATCGCTTAATTCTTAACAAAGAAAGTTTAGGAGTAACCTTTTCTGAAATTTCAAAAAAAATATTAAAATTATTAGAAGAAAAAGGTATTAAAGCTAAAGTTACCGGCAGAGAAAAAACTCCTTTTTCCATTTGGAGAAAAATACAAAATAAGAGAATTTCCTTAGAACAAATTACGGATATTGTAGGTTTTAGAGTTATTTTGGATAATGTTGATTTGTGTTATCAAACTCTTGGCGTCTTTCATACTGAATGGTCAATGGTTCCAGGAAGATTTAAAGATTATATTTCAGTTCCAAAATCTAATAGTTATAAATCAATTCACACATCTGTAATTGGACCTAAACGACAAAAAATTGAAATTCAGATTAGAACTCATGAAATGCATGAGTTCGCAGAAAGAGGAGTAGCTGCTCATTGGAATTACAAAACTAACGAAAAGGTAAGTGATAAAACTCTAAAAGATTATAATTGGTTAAAAGATTTAGTTGAGATGTTAGAAAGTGGAGAAAATCCAGAACATTTTTTTGAGTATACAAAACTTCAACTGTTTCAAGATCAAGTATTTTGTTTTACTCCTAAAGGAGCACTTATTCGCTTACCAGCAAATGCTACCCCGATAGATTTTGCTTACGCAGTTCATACTGAAATTGGCGACAAATGTATTGGTTGTAAAATTAACGGTAAAGAGTCACCTTTGCAAAGTATCCTAAATAATGGTGATGAAGTTCAAATTATCACTTCTTCTAAACCATCACCTTCAATGTACTGGTCATCCATAGCTAAAACAGGAAAAGCTAGGGCTGCAGTAAGAAGATATTGGAGTTTGAGAAAAACTAATAATTCAGAGGAAAAAGCTTACGATACTAGTTTATGGGTTCTTTTAAGTCATAAGGCAGGAACTTTAGGAGAGGTTTGTACCATGATTGGAAAACACAAATGTAATATCTCAAATGTTGAGCTTGTTGATAAAAAAGATGATTTTATAAGTTTTATTTTTGACCTAGAGATTAAAAATTTAAAAGATTTTACGAACTTAATTTCTGAAATCAAACAACAAGGAATAAATTTTAAAATTATTAGAAATAGAAAAGTAGATGCTAACAGAAAAACAAACTAA
- the folK gene encoding 2-amino-4-hydroxy-6-hydroxymethyldihydropteridine diphosphokinase, giving the protein MILLSLGSNLPSKFGDSKQTLLKCYEFFNNDEVKILKKSSFYESVAVPNKLDPKFINSVISIETKFSAEELIQYIFKVEKEFHRKRDLINAPRTCDIDIIDFNGQIINISNKNISLKIPHPRLEQRSFVLFPIREIDKNWKSPLSGKKIDQLIENLDIESKKNITII; this is encoded by the coding sequence ATGATACTTCTCTCACTCGGATCAAATCTGCCATCTAAATTTGGTGACAGTAAACAAACTTTGCTAAAATGTTATGAATTTTTTAATAATGATGAGGTTAAAATATTAAAAAAATCCAGTTTTTATGAAAGTGTTGCTGTACCAAATAAATTAGATCCTAAATTTATTAATAGTGTAATTTCCATTGAGACAAAATTTTCAGCAGAGGAGCTGATACAATACATTTTTAAAGTAGAGAAAGAATTTCATCGAAAACGAGATCTAATTAACGCTCCACGAACATGTGATATTGATATTATAGATTTTAATGGGCAAATAATAAATATTTCTAATAAGAATATTTCATTAAAAATTCCACATCCACGTTTAGAACAAAGAAGTTTTGTTTTATTTCCAATTAGAGAAATTGACAAAAATTGGAAAAGCCCTTTGTCTGGAAAAAAAATTGATCAATTGATTGAAAATTTAGACATAGAATCCAAGAAGAACATTACAATTATATAA